Genomic DNA from Streptomyces sp. NBC_00464:
CCCAGAGAACAGGCCGCGCCCGTGGAGCTGGCGAGGCTGGGTCCTTCTCCATGCAGGGAAGGCCAAGCCGGAGCACGCCGTGCTACGGGAACCGCTGGTCGCCCGCACGATCCTCAATCGGGAGCTGACCGCCGGGGCCGTGATCGGCGTCGCTCGCCTGGTCGACTGCCACCAGGACCCCGACGGATCCCCGCCCTGCACGCCGTGGGCGCAGGCCGGCGCCTGGCACCTGGTCCTCCAGGACGTCCAGGAGCTGCCGCTGCCCGTCCCCGTCGACGGGCAGCTCGGACCCTGGAAGCCGACGCCGGACCTGGTGGAGCAGGCGCTCCAGCAACTGCCCGACTTCCGGCCGTGACCCGCAAGCGAGACAAGAAGCCACCGTTCGAGCCGGGCTGCGTTCCGGCTCCCGGCGGCCTTCTCGACTGGCGCGACAGCCAGCACTACGACCACTGGCAGGACCGCCCCTGCGCGCTGTGCGAACAGCCCACACCGCTGCGCTCCCACTCCGGGGAGCCCGCTCACAAAGTGTGCGCTTCCCTGATGATCGAGTGTGTTCTCAGTCGTCAGTAGAGGTGTGTGTTGAACGTGTGGGATGTGGTGCGGGTGCCGAATCGGAGCGGTGGGGGTCGCTGCCGGCTGAAGGTGTCCTGGGAGTACAGGACCTCCCCTCCGCCCGCCAAGCAGCTGAACCTCCCGCCCGCAGGGCCGTCCCGGCTCTCGTCATGCCGGGCAGCCCTCCTCGTTCCCAAGCACCACTTGAGCCCTGCCAGGGGGAGTGAACAGGTTCGGGTGGGACCTGGCGGTCGCCTCGCCGGGGCACCGGGGCACTGTCCCTGCGCCTGGCCTTTGTGCCTCTACGGGATACCGCCCTGGTGGGAGTCAGGTATCCAGAGGCTCTTCCAATGGCAGCGTGAGAGCGGCCGGCGGTCCAGGCCGAGTCAGATGCCGAGGTAGGGGGCGATGGTGGCTGCGGTGGTCGCGCACCGCAGGTAATTCTCGGCGTGATGGAAACGGAAGAGAGCACTGACGGCGGTGGTGTGGTCCAGGGCGATCCCGTCGAAGAACCTGCTTATCTGGGGCGGGACGGCGACGGGGTCACCGGGGTCGGCGATGTTCACCCAGCGCGTCCTCCCGGGCAGGCCCGCACCCCGCAGCTGCGGGCCGTCGGCGGGCCGGGGTGCGGGGATGAGGCGCTCGAAGACCACGCGGGGCAGCGCCAGCGGCGAGCCCAGCGTGAGGAACAGCTCAGGCTGCAGCTCCGGGTGCGCGTGTAGGGCCTCGTAGGCGACGACCGAGCCCAGCGAGTGTGCGACGACGACGCGCGGCCGGTACTGGGCGATTCGCGCGGCAACTTCCTCGCGCGCCGCTATGCGTTCCGGGGCGTCCGCAGAGCGCAGGTACGCGGTAACCTCACTGCACAGCAGCCGGATGAAGACCCCCAGCGGCCCCTCGGCCAGGTTGAACCTGCGCGCCATCCACGACGTCAGAGCGCGCAGCGGCACCGCGGCGTGCCCCTGCGCCACCTCGTCCGGCAGCCCCAGCTCTCGCGCCCACGCATCAAGCATCTCCTGCGCCAGCGGGTCGTTGAGGAAGTCGCTCTCCTGCTCCCCCTGGGCTGCCGGCCCGGGGCGGAGCCTGTCCGCGTAGTAGGCGAAGTCGACGTCGAGCCGGTCCGGGGAGATACCGAGGCCGCTTTGCAGGTCCCGTGCCCAGGCGGCGGCTTTGAGGGCGCGAAGTTCCTCCTTGCGTGCGTCGGAGATTCCGGTGCCGAAGCTGTTGTAGATGCCGTGTACGGCGACGACTCGAAGCCGCGGAGTCGCGATACTGCTCAACGGAGCCTCCTGACGAGGGGTTCAAGGCTGAGGGCGGCCACTTCGTGGCCGAAGCCGGCCACAACGGTGCCGTCCGCGGTGAGGGTCACAGCTCTCACCGCATCCGGGAAGTGAAATGTGGTGAGGCAGGTGCCGGTGGTCAGGTCCCACACCCGCACCGCCCCATCGCGGTCACCGGTGACGGCGTGCGGGCGATCCTCCAGCAGCGCCACCGCCACCGCCCTCACCGCGCCGGTGTGGCCGGTCAGTTCACGGACCGGGGTGCCGGTGGTCAGGTCCCACACCCGCACCGACCCCTCGTAGCCGCCGGTGACGGCGTGCGGGCGATCCTCCAGCAGCGCCACCGCCACCGCCCTCACCGCGCCGGTGTGGCCGGTCAGGTCGCGGACCGGGGTGCCGGTGGTCAGGTCCCACACCCGCACCGACCCGTCGCCGCCGCCGGTGACGGCGTGCGGGCGATCCTCCAGCAGCGCCACCGCCACCGCCGTCACCCCGCCGCCGGCCAGCTCGCGGACCAGGGTGCCGGTGGTCAGGTCCCACACCCGCACCGACCCCTCGTAGCCGCCGGTGACGGCGTGCGGGCGGTCCCCCAGCAGCGCCACCGCCACCGCCGTCACCTCGTCGGCGTGGCCGGTCAGGTCGCGGACCGGGGTGCCGGTGGTCAGGTCCCACACCCGCACCGACCCGTCGCCGCCGCCGGTGACGGCGTGCGGGCGATCCTCCAGCAGCGCCACCGCCACCGCCGTCACCCCGCCGCCGGCCAGCTCGCGGACCAGGGTGCCGGTGGTCAGGTCCCACACCCGCACCGACCCCTCGTAGCCGCCGGTGACGGCGTGCGGGCGGTCCCCCAGCAGCGCCACCGCCACCGCCCTCACCTCGTCGGCGTGGCCGGTCAGGTCGTGGACTGGGGTGCCGGTGGTCAGGTCCCACACCCGCACCGACCCCTCGTAGCCGCCGGTGACGGCGTGCGGGCGGTCCCCCAGCAGCGCCACCGCCACCGCCCTCACCCCGTAGGTGTGGCCGGTCAGTTCACGGACCGGGGTGCCGGTGGTCAGGTCCCACACCCGCACCGACCCGTCGCGGTCGCCGGTGACGGCGTGCGGGCGGCCGTCCAGCAGCGCCACCTCCACCGCCCTCACCCCGTAGGTGTGGCCGGTCAGTTCACGGACCGGGGTGCCGGTGGTCAGGTCCCACACCCGCACCGCCCCGTCGTAGCCGCCGGTGACGGCGTGCGGGCGGCCGTCCAGCAGCGTCACCTCCACCGCCGTCACCTCGCCGGTGTGGCCGGTCAGTTCACGGACCGGGGTGCCGGTGGTCAGGTCCCACACCCGCACTGACCGGTAGCTGCCAGTGACGGCGTGCGGGTGGCCCCCCAGCAGCGCCACCGCCACCGCCCTCACCTCGTCGGCGTGGCCGGTCAGGGTGCGGACCAGGGTGCCGGTGGTCAGGTCCCACACCCGCACCGACCCGTCGTAGCCGCCGGTGACGGCGTGCGGGCGGCCGTCCAGCAGCGTCACCTCCACCGCGCTCACTCCGCTGGTGTGGCCGGGGAGGGTGCGGACCGGGGTGCCGGTGGTCAGGTCCCACACCCGCACCGACCCCTCGTAGCCGCCGGTGACGGCGTGCGGGCGGCCGTCCAGCAGCGCCACCGCCACCGCCCTCACCCCGCCGGTGTGGCCGGTCAGGGTGCGGACCGGGGTGCCGGTGGTCAGGTCCCACACCCGCACCGACCCCTCGTAGCCGCCGGTGACGGCGTGCGGGCGGTCCCCCAGCAGCGCCACCGCCACCGCCCTCACCCCGTAGGTGTGGCCGGTGAGGGTGCGGACCAGGAATGGTGAGACCTGGCCGCCCGTTGCCCATCGCACAGTCCAGTCGGCGTCGCCGGGCAGCTCATCCTGGAGCGGCGTGTCGCGGAAGCGTGCGGCGTCCAGCGCGAGGAACTGGCGGCGTGCCGCAGGTGGCAGCGTGTGGTGGAGGCCCCAGGAGGCGCGGTAGACGGCGGCATTGAGCCTGGCCTGGTCGGAGCGGGCGTAAAACAGGGCGCCGGCGAGGGTGTGGGGGTCAGCGTGCTGGAGGTAGCCGGCGTCGTCGAGGAGTTCATCGATGCGCCCGGCATCGACCGCGTGCTGGGCGGTGTGCCGCAGTAGATAGCCGGCAGCGTGCTGCCACAGCATGCCGCCGGCCGCATCCCGGGGGACGCAGTCCAGGAGCCGCTCGAACAGGCGCTCTGCCTGACCTGGCAGGGGGTTCGCGGTCATCGGGGGGGCCTCGGCGGACGGCGAGCTGGTGGGCCGGCGGAGCCAGTCGGCGAGGCCTTCGTGGAAGAGCCGGTACAGGGTGGTGCCGTCTGTGTCGATGTCGCGGCGCAGATAGAAGCGTGCCTCCCCGTCCAGGAGGACGAACAGGTCCCGTAGGGACAGGGGAGGGTCGCCGTCGACGGTGAAGGCTGCGGCGGCGTGGACCAGGACACTTTCGGGCATGCCCCGGCCCTGGGCGAAGGCGAGGACCGTGAGCACCGGACGCAGGTGAATCCGGTCGGCGTGGCGCTGCAGGTCGAGTTCGAGGAGATCGGGCAGGCGGCGGGGCACGGCCCGGCCCAGCCGTACGGCCTCCTCGGGCGTGTCGGCGGGCAGGCTGGCCAGAAGATGGTGGATGTAGAGTCCCGCGGTGAGGAACTCGCCCCACTCAAGGGATTCGGCGTCGTGGCCCTCGCGGCCGGTCGGGG
This window encodes:
- a CDS encoding AAA family ATPase yields the protein MSEPRHVVLSLGIALTRTEEGDSPRFGLDVLEDAPVHAARVAKILEEFRYTQRPTAAPEGQADHGKLVEAAVEAEDADVLIVHIVGHGELADGSSEKLYILGSDGDRLGRPVGGWIDLIEDHPRRHRPMTLFVLDVCYAGQAAVTAWHSRMDVDKRRAWVLAATGPDKQAFGYRLSQALVRVLARYRDLEVRFDPSLRYIPPGTVWRDIDSTVSELADRADGLPQTILTSLVPGHADLSHLPFFPNPSYTPQSTTPAPGLPPEIARLADWAADPQHFMRRAGGGEPVDRDWDEGYFSGRTAQLDTLTAWLDDDTAAPGLRVVTGKAGAGKSALLGILLCAAHPALRRHTRPLWSGLDDHVPGENNRIAAVHARRLGLDDITASLTRQLRHITTPDSPMPSDEETQDTAGNPAQHLLNLLPPGSPPVTIVIDALDEALKPQDITTALLLPLARHAQTAAGRLRLLVATREDSRFDQLLGLARDAGACTDLSTIAPHEVRRDVAVYAKRLLTADGPYTRGGLRSMRDTLAETIAETLTTDAPTGREGHDAESLEWGEFLTAGLYIHHLLASLPADTPEEAVRLGRAVPRRLPDLLELDLQRHADRIHLRPVLTVLAFAQGRGMPESVLVHAAAAFTVDGDPPLSLRDLFVLLDGEARFYLRRDIDTDGTTLYRLFHEGLADWLRRPTSSPSAEAPPMTANPLPGQAERLFERLLDCVPRDAAGGMLWQHAAGYLLRHTAQHAVDAGRIDELLDDAGYLQHADPHTLAGALFYARSDQARLNAAVYRASWGLHHTLPPAARRQFLALDAARFRDTPLQDELPGDADWTVRWATGGQVSPFLVRTLTGHTYGVRAVAVALLGDRPHAVTGGYEGSVRVWDLTTGTPVRTLTGHTGGVRAVAVALLDGRPHAVTGGYEGSVRVWDLTTGTPVRTLPGHTSGVSAVEVTLLDGRPHAVTGGYDGSVRVWDLTTGTLVRTLTGHADEVRAVAVALLGGHPHAVTGSYRSVRVWDLTTGTPVRELTGHTGEVTAVEVTLLDGRPHAVTGGYDGAVRVWDLTTGTPVRELTGHTYGVRAVEVALLDGRPHAVTGDRDGSVRVWDLTTGTPVRELTGHTYGVRAVAVALLGDRPHAVTGGYEGSVRVWDLTTGTPVHDLTGHADEVRAVAVALLGDRPHAVTGGYEGSVRVWDLTTGTLVRELAGGGVTAVAVALLEDRPHAVTGGGDGSVRVWDLTTGTPVRDLTGHADEVTAVAVALLGDRPHAVTGGYEGSVRVWDLTTGTLVRELAGGGVTAVAVALLEDRPHAVTGGGDGSVRVWDLTTGTPVRDLTGHTGAVRAVAVALLEDRPHAVTGGYEGSVRVWDLTTGTPVRELTGHTGAVRAVAVALLEDRPHAVTGDRDGAVRVWDLTTGTCLTTFHFPDAVRAVTLTADGTVVAGFGHEVAALSLEPLVRRLR